GTGGGGCTGGAATGGTATCTGTTGGTCGACGACCCGTGGCGGATTGCGATGAGCACCGATCATCCGAACGGGGCGTCGTTCCTGGCCTATCCACAAATCATTGCGTTACTAATGGACCGCACACGACGTCAGGACGTATTGAATCGCCTGCCAGCACGGATCAGGGATGCGACCGTCCTGGGACAGCTTGAACGACAGTATTCGCTGTACGAAATCGCAATTATCACGCGCGCGGCCCCGGCGAAGATGCTGGGTTTGACTCGCAAGGGACACCTTGGACCGGGTGCCGACGCCGACATCACGATCTATACACCGGACGCCGACTATGAGCGGATGTTTGAACTGCCGCGATACGTGCTGAAGGCGGGCGAAATTCTGATTGAACAGGGTGAGATGAGAAAAAGCGTCGAGGGAACGACTCTTCAGACGGCACCAGACTTCGACGCAGGTGCCCTGCCCTCGATTCGGGAATGGTTTGATTCCCGGTACTCGATCCAGTTCCGGAACTATTCGATCGATGCCGATGAATATGCCGAGACGGTCGTGGAGCCAACGATCAGTGGGGCATGAGCCAACGCCAGCCTGCGTTCTCACAATTAGTCGAATCGGATCAAGAGCCACGCGAGGGCGACGGCGACGAAATAGACGATGATTCCAGCCCAAAGCACGTCACTCAGAAAATGTCCTCCTTGGAGGACGCGGGTGACTCCCATCGCCAACCCATAGCTCAGGCCGCCGAGCAGCCAGTAGCGACGCATACGCGTCTGCTTCGGGTTGATGATGAACGCGGGTCCCATCAGGAAGAACGCGATCGAAGCATGGCCAGAGGGGAACGACGAGTTCGGCAAATCGTACGTCGACCAGTCACCGACCAAGTGAAAGGCGAATTCGCCGCCGAAATCCTGGCATTGCAAGGGGCGCGGTCGGCCCCACATCATTTTCAGGCCGGTGTTCACCAGCAGCCCCGGTCCAATGGCCAGGAGCAACAACAGGAACAGCCCGCCGCGACGCAGCGTTTGCAGACGCGTGACATCGGCGTCCCGCCAGATCCAGCGGCCGCAGATCAGAGCCAGGGCTCCGACCGTTCCGACAAGAAGCGGTGGAAAGATGCCGTAGCGATAGAACGACAGTAACGGTTCGGCACGCTGTAACGTCCAAATATTGTCTGCGGCATTGTAGGTGAGGGCCGCAATTTTCCGATCGAGGTCGTAGGTGCGAATCATCACGCTGAACAGGAGAGCGCCGATTAATGGAATCCAGATCGGCCAGCGCGGCTGACGCAGTTGGCCATCGGCTTGTCGTTCCTTCACACAATCGGCCTGTCCGATGGGCGACACGATCGAGTTCGCATCCGGATCAAACAGCGATAGATTCGATTCGTCCGGGAGCGTGGGTGAGGACTTCGAATCGTGATTCGAAAACTCCCGCGGCAACGCGCTCACAACAGACTCCTTTAGGTCACGGCCTGATTCAGGCTACAGGTGATTTCTCAAGTTCGGATGACGCCCGACAGCCAGGCCGACAGTGCCCCGCCAATGACAACGGGCCCCCACGCGGCGAGATCCGGAGGGATGACGTGCCCCGCTCCAAGGGACTGAAAGCCCTGGGTAATTCCAAACACGGCGGCCAGGATAAATCCACAGAGAGACGAATCGGCAACCAGACCGGGACTCTCACGGCGAACCATCAGGGGGATCGTCAACAGAATCGCGATCACGTTCATGGCGGGCTGCATGAAACGCGAGTGGAGATACAGGACCAGGCGATGGACAGACACCATCCCGAAGGCGGGACAGCGAATGCGTGCGAGGAGCTCTGGCGTCGACAACGACGTGAAGCTGGAGCTGCGTTGAAACAGTTGATCACAGGTGATCGCAGAGACGACGAACACACTCGTCCCGTTCTTCTGGATCTTCACCAGCTCATGCCCTTTTTTCGTCAGCGTCGCCGCCAATTCATCGAGCGGCGGTTCGGACACGTTTTGGAGCATCCACCCTGATGGCTGCCGTCCCTTGGCAGGCCGAAACACGGCTTTTTCCGCTTTCAAATCGATCAGCTCTTTGGCGAGCATCGGCGGCGGCAACACGAACGCGGGTTTGCTGATCGTTCGCTCGGCCACGTTCACCCGATCGCCATCAATACAAATGCGCGTCACGTGATCGGTGAGGGATTCGACTTCCGACTGCGAGGGATCATTGCGATGCCGCAGTTCGTGCTCGAGAAAAGCGACTTGAGGGACAAGCACTTCCTGATTGAAGATCAGGACGGCATTGAAGGCGATCGCGGCCAGAATCATCGGCCGCAGAATGCGATACATCGGAATCCCTGCCGCGAGCAGCGGATGCAACTCTCCACTGCGTTGCAGGACGATCAACACGGTCATGACCGAGATCACGACCAGCGCTGGCCCGGCCTTGTCGATGAACATCACCGAGCGATAGCCGTTCAACGTGACAATCAGCCACATCAAACTGAGCGTGCCGTTGTCGCCGTTGAGCGCGAACATTTCATCGAGGTTTTCGAATAGATCGATGATGACGACCAGACCAAACATCGCCACGAAGCACACGCCGAACGTGTGGAGAAAACTTCGCAACAGATAGCGGTCGTATGTCATAACGCTTCAGAGAAGAACCAATTCCGTTTCGGCGCAGGCAAAAAGAACGGCCCGAACTTCGCGCAATGCGATTTTCGGATTCGGCGGGATTACAGGGGAAAGGGCAAACCGGGTCAAGACGGGTCCTAACTCACGACACAACGTGCTTACACACATCAGGTTGCGAGTTCAATCCAATCTCCCAAGTGCAGCGTTGCGGGGACCTGATCGAGGCGGCGAGTGTTGGTGCAGAGGCGATAGAAGTGATCGAAACGGTCGCGCGCCGCCCATGCGGGAAGAGTTTGCTCACGCAGCTTGCGGAACTGTTGCGAGAAACCAGCGGGACCGACAGTTCCGGTTATGGGATCGCGAGTGGGAACGACGCAGCGCTGGCACGGGTTCGTTCCGCCGAGTAAGGCCGAGCCAATCCGGAACGGCTTTGGTTGAGAGTCGGCACCAAAGAGGTGGTCTTCCCAGAACGGTTCGACTCCATCAATTTCGATGTTCGCCCGAAACCGCCCACGGACTTCCTCGACCGTCATTCCGGGAAACCAATCGGCGACCGTTTTCAAGGTAGCGGTGCTGACGATCGTCGGCCCAGACGCGTCCAAGTCGTCGGGAAAACCAGTTTCGTCATTCTCGACGATCGACACTTCGAGCGAGAAGAAGTCGCTCAGCCAATCCGATAACGGCTTTCCATCGCGATCCAGATTTCCGGCGAGAGACTGTGGTTCGCCCCGGCGTCCGACACGGTAGTCACGCGCCAGTGGATCAACGGAGAGGGCAAGTTGGTGCATCAGGGGCGTGCGTTTACCATTGATGAATTTCCCCGCAGGGTCGACCAAGGCAAACTGACGGTCATGACGCAATCCGCCATTCGGCAGAAGCTCAACCTGGGTATGATCGACACCGTCACACGACTTGACAGGGTAGACGGTCAGTCTCGCAATCGATGGCATACGACGTCTTCACCTTTCTTCCATAGTTCGCGTGATGGCGAATCATGAAACGAACGAAAATCACGAGCGTTTGTGACGAACGCCAATTGGAATGCAGTTCAGGATGCGGTGCGGATGCAATTTAGTAGCAGGCGTTCGAAATCATCCCAGTCAAAGTGAGGCTGATCCAGAATAATTTCCAATCGGCTGTCGCGCCGATACGGGATCGCACCGCAGGTCAGTTCGCCGCCGACTCGATTGAACAAGAGCCATTCATTTCCCACGTTGAAGACGCCCTTCAGTCGATGGACGTCAAAGCTGCCATTGAACAGTTCGAACAGATCCACTTTCCGGAAAGCATCCAAAGGGGAAAAGATCCAACCGCACGCGGCGCGGCCCATCTGATTGCTTTCTTTCCGCAGAGGATGACGGGGCAGGACGAGCGAAACGGTCGACGCCGTCGACCGATGTGCGTGCGGCGAATCGATTGGATGAGCTTCAGGAAACAGCGGCGTCCTTTCGGGCGTGACGTCGGCGTCGAGCAGGGTTAGGTCCAGCACACCTTGCGAGGTCGTGACGATCTGCGATTTCGGTGGGAACAGATGCTTCAAATGAGCGAGGAACGGATCTAGCACGGCAGGATCGGTGCGATCCATCTTGTTGACGACGACGACGTCGGCCATGTGCAGTTGATCGCGGAAGACATCGACGTTGGTCACGCGAGGATTGGCATAGTCGGCGGCGTCGGCCAGGCAAATCGTCGCGCGAAGATCAAGCACGCCGCGAAACCAGGGACCACGCAGGGTATCGAGCACTTTTGCGGGATGGCCCAGCCCTGTCGGTTCAATCAGAATTCGATCGGGACTTGTCTGACGAATCAGTTCCATCAAAGAAAACTCAATGGGAGAATCCGACGCGCAGCAGAAGCAGCCACCCGCGATTTCGCTGACGGCGATCCCTTCGGCCCCCGCCGATTCAATGATCGCTCCGTCGATCCCCACTTCACCGAATTCATTGACCAGCACCGCCCAACGCTCGTGCGGCGGTTTTTGTCCGATCAGGTGGCGGATCGAGGTTGTCTTTCCGACGCCCAGAAATCCGGTGATCAAATTCGTGGGAATCCGTGCGCGTTCCGTCATGATTCCGCCTGTGTCGTGGGACATTGCGATCGGTATAGGTGTTTTATCTGCGATCAACCGATTCTACACCGCGGTCCCCGGTTTCTGTCCGACATACAACGTGGCGATGCCGAATGTCAGCGGCGTGAACGTGACGTTGATCAGACCGCAGGCGGTCAACTTGTCAGCGAGCGCCTTTCCATAGGGGAACTCGGACACCGACGCGGGCAGATAGTCGTATGCCGACTGTTTGTTCTTTGCGAGCAACTGGCCGATTCGCGGCAGCACGTATTTGAAGTAGTTGCGATAGACGACGTTGAACAGGGGATTGGTGGGCATCGAGAACTCCAGAATGGCGACTCGGCCACCTGGTTGGGAGACGCGCATCATCTCTTTGATCCCCAGTTCGGTATTCGTGACGTTTCGCAGCCCGAAGGCCACAGACACGATCTGGAACTGGTCTGCCTCAAAGGGAAGGTGCTGCGTGTCGGCTTCTTGAAAGGTCAGCGATGCGGCACCATCGGCAATTTTCTTCCCCATCTGTCGATCGCGTTTTCCTTCGGCGAGTCGCAGCATTTCGGGAGTGAAATCGGTCGCCATCACCGGGATTTGCCCGCGGCCCGCGTTCCAATAGGCGATGGCCAAATCGCCCGTGCCGGTACAGACATCCAGGATTGGTGCCGTTCCCTTGGGGGCCACCGCGCGAATCGTCCGCCAGCGCCAGTAGTAGTCGACACCACCGGACAGCAGATGATTCATCAGATCGTAACGTCCCGAGATTTCACCAAACATCTGGCGAACACGGGCTTCAGACTTATCAACAGTAACAGACATAACTCACTTCAGTGATTCGCGGGATTTTGGAAAGGATCTCTGGCGACCAACCATTTCAGCCGAGCCATGAATGGTAGCAGCCGCGGCACCCTGGCGTCATTCGTTCGCAATTGTGGAGGGCCGCCGTTCGAGATTGAATTCGGACCAGCGTTCGCGAACGCGGGCGGCGATTTCGCTCGACATCACCAGCGGCTCGGGCCACGGTTCGCCACGTTCTGCGGGCAGTTTCCGTGTCGCATCAATGCCGACACGCCCCGCCAGAGACGTCGGCAACCGAGTATAGTCGTCGTCGCGAGCTCGGCCATCCGACGCAATAAAATCGGACGATGGACAGGCGTTCGTCCCCACCGCCAGCCAAACACCGTCGTCGTCGTGCACGTCGACATCTGCATCGACGATCACGATGATCTTGGTTTGCTCGAACAGTTCGAGGCCCCAAAGGGCATGGAGCACTCGTCGCGCCTGATGTGCTGCCGATTTGTGAATGCTGACAAACAACAGGTTGCGACCGGCCGAGGCGAGTGGCTGATTGATGTCATGGATCTCGGGCAGCAAACGCTTGATCATTGGCAACTGGATACGATCCCGCGCCAACGTGAGCCACGAATCTTCGCTGGGCGGCGGGGCCGTGACGATCGCGGGGAATACCGGGTTCGCCCGATGCGTGACGGCTGTGACCTGAATCAGCGGCAGGGCTCGCGTCACATAGCGACCGTTGCCGCGCGCCACAGTTAAAGGAGTTACCGAGAATGATTTTTCGGCATCGATGTAACCTTCAATCACGATTTCGGAACCGGCGGGGACTTCGAGTTCATTCGTACGGCAGCGAATAACATCTAAACCTGCACCGCGAATCATCCCTGCAAACGCTCGCGAGTCCAGCGGTCCACGCACGCGATGTGTCAGGCTGAGGAGCGGGTCGCCGCCCAGACTGATCGCGACTGGTAAGTTCTGTCGAGAATCGATCGCCGATCTGATCAAGGACGACTGTTGATGGTCTTCGTCGTGCCAGCCCAATTCTTGCTGGCCCGCAACAACGAGCGGGGGCTGGAAGATCACGGTTGCCCCAGTGAGCGGGTCGACCGTGACAAGTTGCCCTGACGTGATCACGGGGTACGGTTCGCCCGGCCAGCAGCGTGGAACGGGCAATTCCCACAGGCTGACATCACGTCCCATCCTCACGACCTGCTGACAGAGTGCGGTCTTGACCGAACGAGGTGCCCATTTGCTGAGACTTCCCCAGTTGGGAACCAGCTTCAACGCATCCAGCCAGCTTGCCGACGAATCGGCTTGAATGCGCCGATCGAGCAGCAAAGACACATCGTCCAGGTGATCCACCCCCAGACAACAACACAACCGACGAGGTCGGCCCAGCAAGTTTGTGACGACTGGGATGGACGCGTTCCGGACATTCTCAAAAAAGAGCGCGGGCCCCCCGTCGGAATTCGACTTGGTCACACGGTCGGTGATTGCCGCCAGCTCAAGCGCCGAATCCACGGGCGCAGCAATCCTCACAAGCTCTTGTTTGTCTTGAAGTTCGGCAAGGAAGTCACCCAATGAGTCGTAGGGCATGATTTTCCAGAGCAGTCGTGCTGTAATCAGGGCTGCGGGGATTATAGCGGCGCCGACGACGACAGTCCGCGCTACCGCCGCACCCGATCGAAATAAACGGGACGGACCATTTCGAGGTGCTGAAAGTCAGGGAATTCTGCACGTTGGCGTCGTCCGTTGCCATGATTTCAACTGTTGATCGGGCTTGCATTACCTACAGCTCAGGATTGTGGCGCGACTTGCGACGGGTCGTCACGCGCGTCAATCCAAACGGAATCGAAGATGGAACTGCGTGAATTGGCAGAGCGAATTTTGCGGAATCCCTCGCTGGAAGTGAAACTCGAACGTGTCCGCGAACCACTGACGGATCTGAATCCAGGTGAACCCGTTCGGATGGTCGAACCGGCGCGAGCCCCGGATTTGGTCTTCGCACCACCGCGCGCGGCCCCTTCGATGCCGCATCCCTCGACGTTTGTGGACCCACGCAAACGGGCGATCGCGCATCACATCCTGGCGAATCACGAACTTCAGGCCCTCGAAGTGATGGCCTGGGTGTTACTCGCGTTTCCCGAGGCCCCGGCTGCGTTTCGACTCGGGCTAGCCAAGGTCATGGCCGACGAACAGCGGCACACCCGCCTGCACGCCGAACAGGGAGCGACGCTGGGAATTCGCTTTGGCGAGCTTCCGGTGAACTGTTATATCTGGAAAAAAGCCCAGCAGTTTCAATCGGTACTCGACTATCTCGCCGGCCTGCCGCTGACATTTGAAGGGCGAAATCTCGATCACACACTGGAGTTTGAAGAGTACTTCCAGACTGCAGGCGACGAGAAAAGCGCCAATATCATGAAGGCCATTCATCATGATGAAATTCATCATGTGGCATTTGGCCTGGAGTGGCTGCAGCGACTGAAGCCGGAAGGGCAGTCCGACTGGGACGCCTACGTCGCGCATCTACACTGGCCACTGCGACCGGACAAGTCGATCGGCGATCGATTTCATCTCGAGCCACGATTGGCGGCAGGCATGTCGCCGGAGTTTATTGAACGACTTCGGGCGGACCAAAAGCAGAGTTAGACGTTTGCCGTTTGGGGTTCGACGCGATCAGGCGCTCAACAGGACTTTGTCGGTCGTCTCGACAAGCAGACGATTGAGGATCATCACGAGTTGCTGCGGCTGCGTGCGCAAGACGTGGCCATCGACCCCACCCATCTCTTGAGAGGACCGGTCGGTTTGGGTCAGTCCGATCACCTTCAGTCCGCGCGACTGACGGCGGTCGGCGATCAGTTGTGCCAGGCTCGCGGACACAGTCTCGCCGATCAGAATCGCGCTGAATTCGTCGGACGGCTCCAGAATTTCCAACGCTTGAGCCGCCGATTCGGCCATGCAAGGTTCAAAACCCGCCGATTGAACGGCCATGCAGATCAAGTGTCGATAGAACAACGACTCTTCGACAATCAAAATGCGATGGGATGGGATCGCGACTGGAGGCACGGGCTCGTACGCGACGGAGACTTCGGACGGCAGATCCGTGAATAGAAACTCGGTGGTCTCGTCGAGATCGATCGTTTCGTTTGAAATCGAAAGGGCCTGGTCTTGGGCCTCACTGGCATCAGCCGTCAATGGCAGCGGTTGCGTGACTGGCAGTGCCGCGAACGAAGGGGGCTCATGAAGTGTTAACGGTTCCGGCGCTGGCATCTCGCTACGTGATCGCTGGGCAATCTGCTCGACCAATTCTCGCGTTGAAGCCGCCAGATGTTCCAAACGCGACGTCGTCGTGACGTAGGGTGTCTGGTCCGCGACCATTCGGACGTGAAGACGATGGCACGTCTCGTCCAGCTGCGCCACGAACTGCTCAAGCATCGTCAGCAGGCCGTCGTCGATGCTGTCTTGTTCGACCGCCTCGCGTTCGACGACCGGTTCGAGATGCGGAACCAATTGGGTCTCGCCAGCCGGCTCGATGCTAAGTTCGAACGGAATCGACGGTGCGTCGGCTTGGACCGGGATCATGTCCGCCACCGGCTGCCAGATCGTCTGGAGCGAGAACCGTTCAAGCTTGCGGACGCCTTCGGCGTCGGGAATCTCGGGTTCTTCGCGTGTCGCTTCCAACCCCAGCAACACCTCTTGGAGGGAACTGACATTCGTGGTGAGAATGTCTTTCAGTTCTTCCGCCGAGAACACGAGACTGCGGGAACAGAATCGTTCCAAAAGCTGTTCGAGTCCCACGCAAATGCGCGAGACTCGTTTGAGCTTCAGATCGTCGGACATCGACCACAACCGCTGAAGGCCGTCGATGAGTTCGATGACCGACTCACGACCGTTCGTCATGGCGGGAAACGCAGACAACCACTGATGGAAACGGCCGACGAGAACCCAGCCATCGTCCAAGAGAAACTCGACGCGAGCCTGGTCCATCAATGCTCTACTCCCGGCCAGCGCTTGCTGGCATCCATGAAACCAGGTGCGTTTCGGCTGATTTTGCCGATTGAATCAATTACGCAGACTGGTCGTACTCGGGATATCGGCCGACTGTTGTCCGAAAATTGAGTGCGAGTCACCAGCGAGCGCGACAGAAAGAATCCGCCGCGCTGACGGTCAGGGAACAGGCTGGCGATGTCGCCCAAATGCCTGATGAACGGCTGTACGCGGACGATGCCCTGCTGCGGCGCCGGTAACCGTTCATTCCACCACCCGTTCATTCCACCACCCGTTCAGTCAATCTTGCGACCGGAGAGTATTGAAGGTGCGATCGCCCGCATCCCCCAGGCCCGGCACGATGAACTTTTGGGCATTGAGTTCGGGATCAATGGCACAGACAAAGATCTGTACGTCGGGAAAGTGAGACAACACAACGTCGATTCCCTCGCGCGAGGCAATCACGCATAGGAGCTTTGTCGTTGGCAATCCCCACTTCTGCAGTGCTTCGAGTGCCAAGATGGCCGAGCCACCCGTCGCCAGCATCGGATCGAGCACGATCCCGACGTCGACCGGCTGCGACTTGGGAATCTTGCAGTAGTACTCCACCGGTTCCGCTGTCCGTTCGTCGCGGTACATCCCCACATGCCAGACTTCGGCTGTGGGAATCAGGTCCAGGATCGGATCAACCATTCCCAGCCCCGCACGCAGAATCGGCACCAAACCCACACGATGCCTCAAGACTTGACCCGTCATTGAGACCAGTGGCGTCTGGACGACGGAATCCATCAAAACCAGATCCGATGTCGCTTCATAGGCGAGCAGCGAGGCCAGCCGTCGCATCGACGCACGGAATTCCTCGGGCGACGAATCTCGATCGCGCAAGCGCGACAAATGGTGCTGGACGAGCGGATGACCGATTTCGACGACATGAGCCATGCGACGTTCTCCTCAGTCAGATTCAATCCGTCCGACGCGGACGATGCCATCGGTCAGGCCAGCGGCATAGGCGATAAATCGTTTGTCGGCTGCCGGGATCGACGCACGAAGACGACCCGAGAGGGAACCTGGTTGTGGGTTGGTACGAAGTTCGCGCAGATAGTCGGTCAGCACGATTCGCGTATCATCGCTGTGATTGAGCATGAAGTGAACCCACGCCCACGACTCTTGATAGTCGGCCTTGTGCATCTGGTCGACGGTTTCAAGACTCTCGAGGCGATCGATGTCGGGCGTCCAGCCGGATGCCAGTCCCGCCGCCAGGTTCATCGCGTATTCGCGGTTCATGCCGGGAGGCTGAGTGGTCACTTCAAAGTATTCCGCAAGCCCTTCGTCCAGCCACAGCGGGACATCTTTGAGCGTCGCGTGCAACACACCGTGCGTGAATTCGTGCCGCATATCTTCCTGAATGCGATCACCCCAATACGTGTAGACGGCGAGTTCTCGCGCGCTTCCGACGAAATAGGCGCGTCGTGGGGGCAGCATCGGATAGCGCGTTTGAAAGTAGTTCGCGTAGCGCTGTTCGTCCGCAAACAAGTACACGATGACGGGCTGCTTCTGAACGGGCAGTCCCAAGGTAATGAGGATCTCTTCCCGCAGATTCTCAAGATTCTTCAGCAGCTCGTGCTGGCGTCCGAGCTTGACGTCGCTTTGAATGACGAGATGTTCTTGATCGATTGTGTACTTCGCGGGTAACCCCACCATCGGTTTGGGGGCACGGCAACCGAGCAGGCCGAGCGTGCAGATCCAGATCGCTGAAAGAACAAGGACGCAGCGCGGCCACGACCGGCACAGGCGACTGTGTGCCGCCGTCCTGTCTTCCGTGACAGTGGATGTAGGACGCTCCGTCATACTTACGACCAGACTACTCGCGCTTGCTCGTCAATCAGGGTGGCGGATTCTTTTGATGCTCACGGTCTCGCGTGTGCGGCTCGCCTGGCTCTCAGGCACACGGGTGCACAGCCGGACGGTCGCTCATGACGGAGTGGGATCCCGATGGCGCGCACCTTCCAGGACGCCTCCCAAAATTCCCAAATCCGTCACGGCAAATTGTCGCAGAATCCCCCAGCCCCGCCAATATGTCTCTTATCTCATCGCCGTAAGGTCAGAAACATAAGTGGGTTCCGTACGATTTAGCAGTGACGCGGCGAAGTGAGGTTTTGGAGGGGTGACCTCAGCGGCGTGGAACCGCCAGTCGCCCGACGGAGCCAGCGGAACATAGGCCGATCCGGGTTGCTGCCAATCCAGCGGATGCGATTGCTCCATCTCGAGTTCCCCAGTGGCGAACTCCTCGGCGGTGGGCAGGGCTGGCAATGCGTCGCTGCTGATGGTCTGGGCGGGCGCGACCAATTCACCACAGCGACGGGCGCAATCGTCCAAAAGTTCACGGTCACGGCGCGCCATCTCGTCAAGGACGACGGGGTGCCACGTCGACTTTCGGCCGTCCATCGTGACGTAATGCTGGCGCGCCCATTGGCGAAGCCGCAGTTCGCGAACGAGATCGATTCCGGAAAATCCACTGTTTGGCATGAGCATCCTCCGGTTGCGCGACGAGAATTCGGCAGAAGCCGCCGATTTTGAATCGACTTGGCCCCGAAACCAAATCCAACGGAATTCTTCGTTTTTCTTCACCGCGGTCACTTTGGCGTCGCCGGGACGACCTGTCACGAAAGGGGCGCGTTTCGTGTCCAGTGAACGGTGATCATGCTTCCCGGATGTAACGACGACGCAATGTCTGCCAGATCGATCGATGTCCGTCGCCTACCGCGCCGTGATTAGCTCCCGCAGGCTGCAGGAACGCGAACGAAATCACCACAAGTAATGCCGCAACCGCCAGTAGCGTCAGACGCAATGAACTGTCACTCGCGAACATTTGAACGGCAGGTTCGTACCACTTCTGCAAGACCTCTGCGGGCGGCGGTGTTCCTTTATGATTTCGCGCGTCCAGCTCCAGTCCCACATCGACCGGAATCACTTCCTCCCCAGGCCGGACCGCATCGAACTCCACCCGTGCCAGTTCCGCAGCGAAGTCTTTGTCGCGGCGAATGGCTTCGATGACTTTCTCGATCTTGCCCGCCTGCTGTTCGTAGTGCACCAGCCGCAATTGATTCGAATCAAACTGATTACGGAGCTGCAGATACGTCAAGTACTTGGGGGCGAGTCCGACGATGGCGAACAGTGCGGCCGAGCAGAGCAGACAGAGCCAAAACGCAAGCGACACCGCGAGACCTGAAAGCGTCTCGGGTGGATCTTCAGAGATCATTTCGTGATGCATAGCCATCGTCATCGTTCGCAGCCA
This genomic interval from Schlesneria paludicola DSM 18645 contains the following:
- a CDS encoding LptF/LptG family permease, translating into MTYDRYLLRSFLHTFGVCFVAMFGLVVIIDLFENLDEMFALNGDNGTLSLMWLIVTLNGYRSVMFIDKAGPALVVISVMTVLIVLQRSGELHPLLAAGIPMYRILRPMILAAIAFNAVLIFNQEVLVPQVAFLEHELRHRNDPSQSEVESLTDHVTRICIDGDRVNVAERTISKPAFVLPPPMLAKELIDLKAEKAVFRPAKGRQPSGWMLQNVSEPPLDELAATLTKKGHELVKIQKNGTSVFVVSAITCDQLFQRSSSFTSLSTPELLARIRCPAFGMVSVHRLVLYLHSRFMQPAMNVIAILLTIPLMVRRESPGLVADSSLCGFILAAVFGITQGFQSLGAGHVIPPDLAAWGPVVIGGALSAWLSGVIRT
- a CDS encoding phosphatase PAP2 family protein yields the protein MSALPREFSNHDSKSSPTLPDESNLSLFDPDANSIVSPIGQADCVKERQADGQLRQPRWPIWIPLIGALLFSVMIRTYDLDRKIAALTYNAADNIWTLQRAEPLLSFYRYGIFPPLLVGTVGALALICGRWIWRDADVTRLQTLRRGGLFLLLLLAIGPGLLVNTGLKMMWGRPRPLQCQDFGGEFAFHLVGDWSTYDLPNSSFPSGHASIAFFLMGPAFIINPKQTRMRRYWLLGGLSYGLAMGVTRVLQGGHFLSDVLWAGIIVYFVAVALAWLLIRFD
- a CDS encoding ubiquinone/menaquinone biosynthesis methyltransferase — encoded protein: MSVTVDKSEARVRQMFGEISGRYDLMNHLLSGGVDYYWRWRTIRAVAPKGTAPILDVCTGTGDLAIAYWNAGRGQIPVMATDFTPEMLRLAEGKRDRQMGKKIADGAASLTFQEADTQHLPFEADQFQIVSVAFGLRNVTNTELGIKEMMRVSQPGGRVAILEFSMPTNPLFNVVYRNYFKYVLPRIGQLLAKNKQSAYDYLPASVSEFPYGKALADKLTACGLINVTFTPLTFGIATLYVGQKPGTAV
- a CDS encoding MOSC domain-containing protein, translated to MPSIARLTVYPVKSCDGVDHTQVELLPNGGLRHDRQFALVDPAGKFINGKRTPLMHQLALSVDPLARDYRVGRRGEPQSLAGNLDRDGKPLSDWLSDFFSLEVSIVENDETGFPDDLDASGPTIVSTATLKTVADWFPGMTVEEVRGRFRANIEIDGVEPFWEDHLFGADSQPKPFRIGSALLGGTNPCQRCVVPTRDPITGTVGPAGFSQQFRKLREQTLPAWAARDRFDHFYRLCTNTRRLDQVPATLHLGDWIELAT
- a CDS encoding UbiD family decarboxylase, which codes for MPYDSLGDFLAELQDKQELVRIAAPVDSALELAAITDRVTKSNSDGGPALFFENVRNASIPVVTNLLGRPRRLCCCLGVDHLDDVSLLLDRRIQADSSASWLDALKLVPNWGSLSKWAPRSVKTALCQQVVRMGRDVSLWELPVPRCWPGEPYPVITSGQLVTVDPLTGATVIFQPPLVVAGQQELGWHDEDHQQSSLIRSAIDSRQNLPVAISLGGDPLLSLTHRVRGPLDSRAFAGMIRGAGLDVIRCRTNELEVPAGSEIVIEGYIDAEKSFSVTPLTVARGNGRYVTRALPLIQVTAVTHRANPVFPAIVTAPPPSEDSWLTLARDRIQLPMIKRLLPEIHDINQPLASAGRNLLFVSIHKSAAHQARRVLHALWGLELFEQTKIIVIVDADVDVHDDDGVWLAVGTNACPSSDFIASDGRARDDDYTRLPTSLAGRVGIDATRKLPAERGEPWPEPLVMSSEIAARVRERWSEFNLERRPSTIANE
- a CDS encoding response regulator is translated as MDQARVEFLLDDGWVLVGRFHQWLSAFPAMTNGRESVIELIDGLQRLWSMSDDLKLKRVSRICVGLEQLLERFCSRSLVFSAEELKDILTTNVSSLQEVLLGLEATREEPEIPDAEGVRKLERFSLQTIWQPVADMIPVQADAPSIPFELSIEPAGETQLVPHLEPVVEREAVEQDSIDDGLLTMLEQFVAQLDETCHRLHVRMVADQTPYVTTTSRLEHLAASTRELVEQIAQRSRSEMPAPEPLTLHEPPSFAALPVTQPLPLTADASEAQDQALSISNETIDLDETTEFLFTDLPSEVSVAYEPVPPVAIPSHRILIVEESLFYRHLICMAVQSAGFEPCMAESAAQALEILEPSDEFSAILIGETVSASLAQLIADRRQSRGLKVIGLTQTDRSSQEMGGVDGHVLRTQPQQLVMILNRLLVETTDKVLLSA
- a CDS encoding ferritin-like domain-containing protein, giving the protein MELRELAERILRNPSLEVKLERVREPLTDLNPGEPVRMVEPARAPDLVFAPPRAAPSMPHPSTFVDPRKRAIAHHILANHELQALEVMAWVLLAFPEAPAAFRLGLAKVMADEQRHTRLHAEQGATLGIRFGELPVNCYIWKKAQQFQSVLDYLAGLPLTFEGRNLDHTLEFEEYFQTAGDEKSANIMKAIHHDEIHHVAFGLEWLQRLKPEGQSDWDAYVAHLHWPLRPDKSIGDRFHLEPRLAAGMSPEFIERLRADQKQS
- a CDS encoding CobW family GTP-binding protein, with the protein product MTERARIPTNLITGFLGVGKTTSIRHLIGQKPPHERWAVLVNEFGEVGIDGAIIESAGAEGIAVSEIAGGCFCCASDSPIEFSLMELIRQTSPDRILIEPTGLGHPAKVLDTLRGPWFRGVLDLRATICLADAADYANPRVTNVDVFRDQLHMADVVVVNKMDRTDPAVLDPFLAHLKHLFPPKSQIVTTSQGVLDLTLLDADVTPERTPLFPEAHPIDSPHAHRSTASTVSLVLPRHPLRKESNQMGRAACGWIFSPLDAFRKVDLFELFNGSFDVHRLKGVFNVGNEWLLFNRVGGELTCGAIPYRRDSRLEIILDQPHFDWDDFERLLLNCIRTAS